In Carassius auratus strain Wakin unplaced genomic scaffold, ASM336829v1 scaf_tig00039712, whole genome shotgun sequence, one DNA window encodes the following:
- the LOC113084128 gene encoding E3 ubiquitin-protein ligase TRIM39-like translates to MAESSLTARKTRRKSFEHDPPSMSSSMSSMSEEIQCSVCLDVFTDPVSTPCGHNFCKICLNKCWDNSQTCSCPYCKETFKQRPDLKINTTLRELVDHYKKKSPEKTTEVLCDFCEERKLKALKSCLVCQSSYCETHLEDLRVTRLKKHKLMDPVSNLEDYICQKHERPLDLFCRDDQTCVCSFCTETDNKNHNTVPIEEESQEKKTELMKTQKDVQLMIQNRIKKIQDIKHSAEVRKRNTEKEKAVRVELFTDLIRSIERHQTELLEMMEEQQKAAEKQEQELIEELEQEITELKMRNTELEQLSHTEDHLHLLQIHSSLCSSRNTRNWPEISMKTHESLETLRRDLTQLKDTIDEKLTLTVSTELKWMQQYAVDVTLDPDTAHPNLILSDDGKQVRCGDIRQKLPDKPERFDPYVYVLGKEGFSSGRFYFEVQVKGKTKWDLGVARESINRKGLITARPSDGYWTVFLRNGDEYKALEDRPVSLSLRVKPQRVGVFVDYEEGLVSFYDVESSSHIYSFTALSFTEKLYPLFSPSLNDGGKNSSPLIITPVSYNK, encoded by the exons CAATGTCATCCTCCATGAGTTCAATGTCTGAGGAGATTCAGTGCTCTGTAtgtctggatgtgttcactgatccagtctcgactccatgtggacacaacttctgcaagatctgtctgaataagtgctgggacaacagccagacctgcagctgtccatactgtaaagaaacattcaagcaaagacctgatctcaagattAATACCACACTCCGAGAGCTCGTAGATCACTATAAGAAGAAAAGTCCTGAGAAAACAACTGAAGTTCTGTGTGACTTCTGTGAGGAAAGAAAGCTGAAAGCGCTGAAGTCGTGTCTGGTGTGTCAGAGCTCTTACTGTGAAACTCACCTGGAGGATTTGAGAGTGACACGtttgaagaaacacaaactgatggatcctgtgagtaatctggaggactatatatgtcagaaacacgagagacctctggatctgttctgtagagatgatcagacatgtgtgtgttcatTCTGCACCGAGACAGACAACAAGAACCACAACACTGTTCCTATAGAAGAGGAGAGTCAAGAGAAGAAG actgaactgatgaagacacagaaagacgtgcagctgatgatccagaacagaatcaagaagattcaagacatcaaacactcagcagaagtcagaaaa agaaacacagagaaggagaaagcagTCCGTGTGGAGCTCTTCACTgatctcatccgctccattgagagacatcagactgaactgctggagatgatggaggagcagcagaaagcagcagagaaacaggagcaagagctgattgaagagctggagcaggagatcactgagctaaagatgagaaacactgagctggagcagctctcacacactgaagatcacctccacctcctacag aTTCACTCATCCCTGTGCAGCTCTAGAAACACCAGGAACTGGCCTGAGATCAGTATGAAGACTCATGAGAGTCTGGAGACTCTGAGGAGAGATCTGACTCAACTGAAGGACACTATAGATGAGAAACTCACACTAACTG TCTCTACAGAGCTGAAGTGGATGCAGCAGTATGCAG tggatgtgactctggatcctgaTACAGCTCATCCTAATCTCATTCTGTctgatgatggaaaacaagtgaGATGTGGAGACATTAGACAGAAACTCCCAGACAAACCAGAGAGATTTGATCCATATGTCTATGTCCTGGGAAAGGAGGGATTCTCCTcagggagattttattttgaggtgcaggtgaaggGAAAGACTAAATGGGATTTAGGAGTGGCCAGAGAATCCATTAACAGGAAGGGACTGATCACAGCAAGACCCAGTGATGGATACTGGACTGTGTTTCTGAGGAATGGAGATGAATATAAAGCCCTTGAGGATcgtcctgtctctctgtctctgagagtgaagccgcagcgggtcggtgtgtttgtggattatgaggagGGTCTGGTCTCCTTTTATGATGTGGAGTCCAGCTCTCATATCTACTCTTTCACTGCTCTGTCTTTCACTGAAAAACTCTATCCATTATTTAGCCCAAGCCTTAATGATGGAGGTAAAAACTCAAGTCCACTAATCATCACACctgtcagttataataaatga